From Methanophagales archaeon, a single genomic window includes:
- the mcrC gene encoding methyl-coenzyme M reductase I operon protein C — MPVGRETQLVACRKGQGLGLGGGIAQRGTFAKALKNDVINIAMSPGYRHVPKPVCEITTELRDRGINVGEIILNAGDGTPADAPSGGGHGVAFGLEPKEIEIIGQHKLALLNHGNVKQHFIYKVRFVLARINIPAIVLCQCPVDYKDFEQIEVSTRFKQGKTPGKVVEIVSGIVRHESVPQSKLDEITSKVKMCLREIEEGRFG; from the coding sequence ATGCCAGTAGGTAGAGAGACCCAGCTGGTGGCATGCAGGAAAGGTCAGGGGCTTGGATTGGGAGGGGGTATTGCGCAGCGAGGAACATTCGCGAAAGCGTTGAAAAACGATGTAATAAATATTGCGATGTCTCCCGGTTACAGGCATGTTCCAAAGCCTGTATGTGAAATAACCACAGAGTTGAGGGACAGAGGTATAAACGTAGGCGAAATAATATTGAATGCTGGCGATGGTACACCCGCAGATGCACCTTCAGGTGGTGGGCATGGTGTCGCATTTGGGCTGGAGCCGAAGGAGATAGAGATAATAGGGCAGCATAAGCTCGCCCTATTGAATCATGGCAATGTCAAGCAACATTTCATCTATAAAGTGCGATTCGTGTTGGCGAGGATAAACATACCGGCTATTGTACTCTGCCAATGTCCCGTGGATTACAAAGACTTCGAGCAAATAGAGGTGAGTACGAGATTCAAACAGGGTAAGACGCCAGGAAAAGTTGTAGAGATTGTGAGTGGAATCGTGAGGCACGAGAGCGTGCCACAGAGTAAGCTGGATGAGATAACGAGCAAGGTGAAGATGTGTCTACGTGAGATTGAAGAAGGCAGGTTCGGGTGA
- a CDS encoding class I SAM-dependent methyltransferase, translating into MQLNELLGIGNFMLVESSYVEQRWLAKTLDYMGKVKRADVAELLRIYDESSALIGIAIHDRELGFWIIFTDFIADQREKEEFNTLAADMEGDRERDVEVSRKSFREGVIEFYSTSLVNRLFCDCDIKEESFYSRARIETLKKLLTIFIGEALIGDTIEIGCGAGEATIALHELGVFPITVDINKCEICRGLEEGVLEPRKSIVLDCSLLSSFFSREFDVVFGFMVGKLTPYEVFNWEKVLREVPKVLRKGGKVLFTVSSEEEVMILNDILKNEFEGEIKENKESNGYFDRWLYTGTLS; encoded by the coding sequence ATGCAGCTGAACGAGTTACTGGGGATAGGGAACTTTATGCTGGTAGAGAGCAGCTATGTAGAACAGCGGTGGCTAGCAAAAACGCTTGATTACATGGGTAAGGTGAAAAGAGCGGATGTAGCGGAATTGCTGCGGATATATGACGAGAGTAGCGCACTTATAGGTATTGCGATACATGACAGGGAGTTAGGTTTCTGGATTATATTCACCGATTTCATCGCAGATCAAAGAGAGAAAGAGGAATTTAATACACTCGCAGCCGATATGGAGGGTGATAGAGAACGTGATGTGGAAGTGAGCAGGAAGTCGTTTCGTGAGGGTGTGATTGAGTTTTATTCCACCAGCCTGGTGAACCGATTATTCTGTGATTGTGATATAAAGGAGGAGAGTTTTTATTCACGTGCGAGGATAGAGACGTTGAAGAAGCTGCTGACCATATTTATAGGGGAAGCCCTTATCGGCGATACAATTGAGATTGGCTGTGGTGCTGGTGAAGCGACAATAGCACTGCATGAGCTGGGCGTCTTTCCCATCACTGTGGATATAAACAAATGTGAGATATGCAGGGGGCTGGAGGAGGGGGTGCTTGAGCCCAGGAAGAGCATCGTACTTGATTGCTCTCTTCTTTCCTCGTTCTTCAGTCGGGAATTTGACGTCGTGTTTGGGTTTATGGTTGGGAAACTAACACCCTATGAAGTGTTCAATTGGGAGAAGGTCTTAAGAGAAGTGCCAAAGGTGTTAAGGAAAGGGGGGAAAGTCCTGTTCACTGTTTCGAGCGAGGAGGAAGTGATGATTCTGAATGATATACTGAAGAATGAGTTTGAGGGTGAGATAAAAGAGAATAAAGAAAGTAATGGCTATTTCGACCGCTGGCTTTATACAGGTACTTTGTCAG